The following coding sequences are from one Anaerolineales bacterium window:
- a CDS encoding formyl-CoA transferase produces the protein MNNEARPLLEGVRVLDLSRVLAGPYCTMMLGDLGADIIKIEAPGIGDDTRHWGPPFTAGGESAYFLCVNRNKRSMTLNLKSGQGQQILRKLIKQSDVLVENFRAGTLEKWGLGYQALQEIHPGLIYCTITGYGYTGPYRDLAGYDFIIQAQGGVMSITGPEDGEPYKVGVAIADITAGLFACNAILAALFDCQRSGRGQRIDISLLDSQIAWLANVGSNYLISGEKTRRYGNAHPNIVPYQTFKAKDGYFTLAIGNDLQWRQFCEHAGKKEWAEDKRFKDNAGRVRNRAEVIPLLDELFSQFEISHWLTILEAIGVPCGPINSIEQVLEDPQVKAREMVVEVRQGNSESIHLVASPLKIPTAPTVLHLPPPLLGEHTDQILHDFLGYEESEVCELRQAGVI, from the coding sequence ATGAACAACGAAGCGCGGCCATTACTTGAAGGCGTAAGGGTTTTGGACCTGAGCCGGGTGCTGGCAGGTCCGTACTGTACCATGATGCTGGGAGACCTGGGGGCAGATATCATCAAGATTGAAGCCCCCGGGATAGGGGATGATACCCGCCATTGGGGCCCGCCTTTCACTGCAGGGGGAGAGTCAGCATACTTTCTGTGCGTCAACCGTAACAAGCGGAGCATGACCCTGAACCTTAAAAGTGGTCAGGGACAACAGATTCTGAGGAAGCTGATAAAGCAAAGCGATGTCCTGGTGGAGAACTTTCGCGCGGGAACGCTGGAAAAATGGGGCCTGGGATACCAGGCGCTTCAAGAAATCCATCCTGGTTTGATCTACTGCACTATCACCGGATATGGTTATACCGGGCCGTACCGTGACCTGGCAGGTTATGACTTCATCATCCAGGCTCAGGGGGGCGTGATGAGCATCACCGGGCCTGAGGACGGTGAACCCTATAAGGTGGGTGTCGCCATTGCTGATATTACTGCGGGGTTGTTTGCTTGTAACGCCATCCTGGCAGCCTTGTTCGATTGCCAGAGGAGTGGTCGAGGCCAGCGCATCGACATATCGCTGCTTGATTCACAAATCGCCTGGTTGGCGAATGTCGGCAGCAACTACTTGATCTCCGGCGAGAAAACCAGGCGATACGGCAATGCCCACCCCAATATTGTCCCCTACCAGACTTTCAAAGCCAAGGATGGCTATTTTACCCTCGCCATTGGGAACGACCTGCAATGGCGTCAGTTCTGCGAGCACGCAGGCAAGAAGGAATGGGCCGAGGATAAGCGTTTTAAAGATAATGCCGGGAGGGTCAGAAACCGAGCAGAGGTCATCCCTTTGCTGGATGAGCTATTCTCCCAATTTGAGATCTCCCATTGGCTGACCATTCTGGAAGCCATTGGCGTCCCATGTGGTCCGATCAATAGCATTGAACAGGTGTTGGAAGACCCTCAGGTGAAAGCACGTGAAATGGTGGTTGAAGTTAGGCAGGGGAACTCAGAATCGATACACCTGGTGGCATCACCTCTCAAAATCCCGACTGCCCCAACTGTGCTCCACTTGCCACCACCCCTACTGGGGGAACATACGGACCAGATCCTGCATGATTTCCTTGGGTATGAGGAATCGGAAGTGTGTGAGCTGCGGCAGGCAGGAGTTATTTAA
- the aspA gene encoding aspartate ammonia-lyase (catalyzes the formation of fumarate from aspartate) — protein sequence MENPFRVEHDTLGDVNVPTQALYGAQTQRAVDNFNVSGLKPWRAFIWSMAVIKRAAAEVNRNLGLLDEKIADAIITAAQEVIDGQWDDEFVVDPFQAGAGTSHNMNVNEVIANRATVLLGGELGQYLVNPNDHVNMSQSTNDTVPTAIRLGCLWRLEELLTVIDDLAFSLGQKATEFDEVVKSGRTHLQDAVPIRLGQEFSGYAKAVQHDGDRIRIAANDLRRIGIGGTAVGTGLNAHPDYHPRMVERLSDLTGQTLYSSENLFESMQSMADVASFSASLRTLSITLTRTANDFRLLTSGPSTGLDELHLPAVQPGSSIMPGKVNPVMAEMLNMSMFHVQGCDLVVALAAQAGQLELNVMMPIIAHNLFEMMQVMIGSIRAFTEKCVRGLQANRGKAEGWLAKNAIIATSLNPLIGYSASASLVKEALQRNVPIREVALEKAFAGQLLHIKENRPVTTEEIDLALNDLKHLTYGGIVG from the coding sequence ATGGAGAATCCTTTCCGTGTAGAACATGATACGCTTGGAGATGTTAACGTCCCCACCCAGGCTTTATATGGTGCCCAAACCCAACGCGCAGTAGACAATTTCAATGTTTCGGGTCTTAAACCCTGGCGGGCATTTATCTGGTCGATGGCGGTCATTAAGCGCGCCGCGGCAGAGGTCAACCGTAACCTGGGATTGCTGGATGAAAAAATTGCTGACGCGATCATCACCGCTGCCCAGGAGGTCATCGATGGACAATGGGATGACGAATTTGTCGTAGATCCTTTTCAGGCAGGGGCTGGCACGAGCCACAACATGAACGTTAATGAAGTGATTGCCAACCGCGCCACGGTACTTCTGGGTGGCGAGCTCGGCCAGTACCTGGTAAATCCCAATGATCATGTCAATATGTCGCAGTCTACCAATGACACCGTCCCCACCGCCATCCGCCTGGGCTGCCTGTGGCGCCTGGAGGAATTGCTGACCGTAATCGATGATCTTGCCTTCAGCCTTGGTCAGAAAGCCACCGAATTTGATGAGGTCGTTAAATCAGGCCGCACTCACCTGCAGGATGCCGTCCCCATCCGTCTTGGGCAGGAATTCAGTGGGTATGCTAAGGCTGTCCAGCACGATGGTGATCGGATTCGCATTGCGGCTAATGATCTGCGCCGCATTGGGATCGGTGGCACAGCTGTAGGTACCGGTCTCAACGCCCACCCCGATTATCACCCGCGCATGGTGGAACGTCTCTCTGATCTAACTGGCCAAACCTTATACAGCTCGGAAAACTTATTCGAATCGATGCAGTCCATGGCAGATGTAGCCAGTTTCTCAGCTTCTCTACGCACACTGTCCATCACGCTTACCCGCACTGCCAATGATTTCCGTCTGCTGACTTCCGGCCCGTCCACCGGGTTGGATGAGCTGCACCTACCAGCCGTTCAGCCTGGCTCAAGCATTATGCCTGGCAAGGTCAACCCGGTCATGGCAGAGATGCTCAACATGTCCATGTTCCACGTCCAGGGGTGTGATCTGGTAGTTGCTCTCGCTGCTCAAGCCGGACAGCTTGAGTTGAATGTGATGATGCCGATTATTGCGCATAATCTCTTTGAGATGATGCAGGTGATGATCGGCTCCATCCGTGCCTTCACCGAAAAATGCGTGCGTGGGCTTCAGGCCAACCGGGGTAAGGCTGAAGGCTGGTTGGCAAAAAACGCAATTATTGCTACTTCCTTGAATCCGCTGATTGGCTACAGTGCCAGTGCCTCGCTGGTGAAGGAAGCCCTGCAGCGTAATGTCCCCATCCGTGAGGTCGCCCTTGAGAAAGCATTCGCTGGTCAGCTCCTGCATATCAAGGAAAACCGCCCTGTCACCACCGAAGAGATTGACCTGGCGTTGAACGACTTAAAACACCTGACTTACGGTGGAATTGTTGGTTAA